Within Trachemys scripta elegans isolate TJP31775 chromosome 12, CAS_Tse_1.0, whole genome shotgun sequence, the genomic segment aaggtccatctagcccaatatcctgtctactgacagtgaccaattccaggtgtcccagagggagtgaacctaacaggtaatgatcaagtgatctctctcctgccatccatctccactctctgacaaacagaggctagggacaccatttcttacccatcctggctaatagccattaatggatttaacctccatgctGCTGGAATAAGTCTCTCACAATTAAATGAGCAATTCCTGCTTTCTTGGCACTTAATAAATCTCATTAGGTAGGTAGTTAGGAGGTACTAAGATACAGACCAGGGTACATTTACTATTTCTCTACGCAGCACAATGTTACAATGAGTAAAGTGTAGTGCAGTGGGAGGGGCTGCCCACGCACCTGCAATTCACCTGTGATGTCCAGAGACCACCAGATGACTGACTTGTACAGTGGGCAGAGGGACTTGGGGAAGTCTTCTAATAAACCACCAGATTTACTACACATTTGCCACTCACCCAACGAATCTGTTCATGTACCACCTCTGCTCCGGGATCTGCCTTGGAATCTGATTGGTCCGCACAGGATTATCATATGGCTGTTTGCGAAATCCAAAGTAGTATCCCAGGTAGACCAAGGGCAAGGAGATACCGAACCACATGCAGAGCAGGGCCACCATGGTGGGGAAAGGAACCTGGAACCACAGCAAGCGTCACCACTAGGGTCCTAGCAAGCCTACCCACTAAATTCTCCAATGCCAACAATCAGACAAGGCTTTTTAAAGTCCAGCTCACCAACCAACCATGGGATGTCAGTGAGGGACCAGAGGTGGCTCCTCGTCACATCATGGGAATGCTTTAGATTCCACCATTCACACTGGCTTTAAATGAGCTCTGTTTCTGGGAGCATGGATTCCCCCACAACTGAAGATCCTGATACTCCGAGTCCCTCTGAATCCTGGGGGAACTCAGGCTCTGGCCATTTTTAGACAGACTCTGTACTGACCATACAGGACAGAGCAATTAGAACCTAAACCCAAGAGGTTGTGTCCCATAGCAGCCAGTTTTATCTAATCTCGTGTCCCCACAGGTaacaccctcccctgcagcatctTAGTTACAGCTGGAAATGCAGCTGATCTGGGCTCCACCCTGCCTGGGGTTCAGGCATCCCTTTTACCTCTCCTCACATCCTACCTGTGTCCAGGGATAGCTTCCAATACCTCATGGTGTACAGGCAGGTCCTTTTCAACATGCacttatttgcttttttaaactgttcctgtcttttgtgtgtttgattGTCAGACTGTGGCCCTCCCAACAGGCATAGCCAAGGGAAGTCCCCTCACCAGGGCATTTGCAGATGGAACACTTCACTTCAACAGCATTCCAGACCCCACCAGCCTAAACCTGCTTTGAGACACTCACCATTACAGGCCCAGCTCTTGACTGCAGACACCTCCATAAACTACAGGAACCCGGAAACTAAGCACCCTCCCAGGAACTCTATGATCACCCTACCCAGCCAGGTTTGCAAGGAGAAGTGGGTACACACCGCTCCAGAGGAGTGCTTCCCCCATATGAAACAGTTCAGGACAAAGCAGATCCCGAAGACTACACCAGGGTACAGGGTTGCCGTCTGTGGGAAAGAGCACATGTTAAAAGAGTGGGAGCTCATTATCCTCCAGGTcactggtccccaaactgtggggacatgcccctgccccccagtctCCGACCGCCGCCTGCAACCTCCTACCCCTCCtggcctggggtgtgtgtggacaCATTccattatgggggggggggggaggaggggagcacaagaggaaaagtttgggcatcACTCCCCCAGGTGTTCTTAATGGGCCCATCAATGGGGTAAATTAGGTGCAGAAAAAACACCCCTCCACTTCATGCATGCCTGTGATCCCACCCCCATGCCCTTCTGCTTTATTGTGGTCCATACCCAAAAGACCTCTTCCTTGtcaggatttcccccccacagaCCGGCCAGGACCCCAACCCCATACCCAGCTTCTCTCTCTAGGATACAGCTGGCTGCTTAACTGGGATCAGAAGCAAGCAGTATATTCTGCGTTGGACAAGCATGGCAAAGAGACACTTACACAGAAGGCGCCTTTCTTCCATCTGTGGCCTTTCAGCGTCCGATAAAGACGGCCAGCAGAGAACCCCCCAAAAACCCTGGGATGGAACAGGAGAGAAGCCAGGTTACTGCCCATTACCTGACAGGCAACAGCATCATGGCGCAGGGCAGGAGACACACCTACCCCATGAACATGAAGAGAAAGCAGGCTGTAGTCATCAGGGCACCCCGGCTAGAAGGCGACAGCATCCCCAGCATGGCAACAACTACAAAGCAAAACACAAGAGAAAGGTGGCAACTGATGGACATGCTCTAGCAAATGCTCACTAGAGGAGCCCTGGTTTGCACCATCTGGCTGAAGAATCCAGCAGCCTGGGATCGCTTCACCTCCCACAGAGAACTCATTTTCTCAGACCTGAGACCAACAGCCTCTGGTGACCAGAGACAAGGGGGGAGATAAGACCCTTCCAAGTAGCACCAAGGCTTTGGTCTCAAATAGGAGCAATACACGTCAAACCTCTTAGTGTTTCTAACTACATTAACAAGTGCAGCTCAGGAAGACAGTGTGTGCTTTACCTTTTAGAGTCTGCCCACAACCCTACCAGCCAGCCCAACACAGAGCTCTCAGATCACTGGTGGACCCCAGAATCCAAACCACTCAAAACCAGCTGACAGTACATAGAAAAATATGGGTGCTGTCCTTAGGGAAAGGCACCCAGAAACCTGGAGCTTCTGAGTATGGCTCTGTAGTCTGACTCTGCCCTGAAACAGGACACAGCCAGCAAACGGAGGCTCGTCCCGAGACAAGGCAAGCACCACCTGCTGCTGAAGCTCTGCTGGTGATCAGGCCTATATTAGATAATTCTCTTTCCCCTCATGTTAAGGCTGCTCAAACCCAGTGGTGATACTCACAGATAACTATCAGGATCATGCAAAAGAGTTGAATTCCAGAGCCCAGTAGTGAGCTGAGAATCATGGGATATTGGGGAGGCCTAAAGACATCTCCATGCACAAGTTTCCAACCAGATTCCTCCATTGTATCTTCCTGTAGCAAAAACAGAAAAGGGGCATTAAGATTCTATCAGCCAGATGGAAGCACAGGCTCCTTCAGGATGTCTCACACTCCCTACACCAATTCCTTTCAGGGATTCCATCATTCTGACAAGAGACTCTGTGTTCTTCTTGGGTTTTAAACTGAAGGTCTCTAAACACAGCTTTAGATCTGGATTGTCACATCCCAGGACACGTGTTCACTGAGCTAGTTACTCAGTAAGTCTGGAAGAGTTTAATCACGTTCGTGGTAATGAACTCCCAGCAGTGGCTCACCTAACCATCCTATCCTCCCCATCAGTTTATTACAGAGCTGCCCCTCCCACCTTCAATAGTGCTTCTAACAAGGTGGGGGAAATGCATCAAGTCTTCAGAGAAGGGCCCCTTCTCACATGTTCTGGTTTTacacagctccccccacccccccaggagaATAGATACATTTCGTACAATGTCATCTTCCTTGTTGTAGTTGGCAATGTCCTTCCTGAGAGTGCGGATAATGATCATGCTGAGAATACCTAAAACACACAAACCCAGAGTGAATAAGACATTGTTAGAAGGCTCCCAAGTAACCCTGTCATGCCTACTCTCCCAGATGCTACAGAACCACAACTCGGACTCTCAGTTCCTTGGCTCATTCCTTCTGTGCTTGGTCCCAAGCGACAGGACTTAGGCAACTCAGCTGCTCTCCCAGAGCTTACTGCTGCACCACTACTGTCAACTGGAGCTTtaccattgccttcagtgagcaTAGGATCAAGCCCTCAGAGGGCAAAGAATAGTATTTATGCACAAACAAGGTCATGTTGTCTTTCCAGGTTTGTTCCCAGTCTCCCTACTAAGCTGTGAAACTCTACGGAGCAGAGACAGTTGCACCCCAATACTCGTGAGCATGGGGTGTGGCAGAAGTCAAAGCGTGAATGGACTCCTCCACCCCAAAGTCCAGTTGACCATACAAGAAACAAGAGCCAAGGGCTGACTCCAAAAGGTGCTGCCTGGGGTGGGAGTTTTACACAAACTGACCCATGTCAATACCTTTTTTTTACTGCCCCTATTTGGGAATTCAGACATGCCCACCTGCAGCTGACGGCTAAAGCAAGTTCCTGACCCCCAGTGGCTAGCGATGGGGAGATTAACCCCCACCACAAGGTCTCACTCACCTGAAAGGAAAAAGACAACCACGACTGAGTTAATGATGGAAAACCAGTGGATCTGCACATCACTCATGGTCAGGTAGGTGTCCCAGCGAGAAGCCCATTTAATGTCACTCTCCTGGAGGAAGAGAGCAGCATGTTCGGAAACTGATAAGACACCCCAAAAGCCATCAGCTCCCCCTACTTGCTCACCACAGTGTACCCACACACCATTCATTACTCCCCTGTCTGCAACACCAACACCCATGGCACTTTTCTTTCTGGAGCCCAGCACATGCTCCTCCCTCATCCAGGGGTACAGGTCAGCCAAGTCCCTGTCTGCAACACCAACACCCACGGCACTTTTCTTTCTGGAGTCCAGCACATGCTCCTCCCTCATCCAGGGGTACAGGTCAGCCAAGTCCCTCCTTACTGCCTCACCTCCCAGTGGACAGAGTAGGTGAAGAGCAGCTGGTTCTTCTTAGTGGGATCTATCTCCTGAGGGGCTGAGCCTGCAGCTTCAGGCAGCATACAAGTGCCCTTCTCATCTGCCTTCAGATCTACAGGAGAAAACATCCACACATTGTATGTACCACATTGCATTTCCCTCCACCACACAAAGGGAAGAGCAACCAAGCTTCCCCCAGAAATCTAAGGCCCAGTCTTGCTCGTACCAGAGAGCGCAGAATGCACTGAGGGGACAGCAAGATCCCTCCCTTGGAGGCTGAGCGCAGCTCTGCATTGTTCAAAAGCGATCCTTCCAGCCAATCAAGGACCAGCATGAACCCACCCTGACAGGAACCCTGGCTAGGCTCCTCCTTAGCTGGAAAGATGGAGGCTACAGAGATGGAGCCTCATACGACAGGGGTTTGGAAGAGAAATAAGCAGGTGGATCCTCAGCTACACCAGAAACACTGAAGATCCATcaaccccccacctcctcccacgcCCAGGGAGGTAGCAGGATCATGAAAATTACCATACTAGATCAGCCCAAGGTCCATCTACTTCCATCCCCTAGGGTCTGATAGCCTAAGCAGCATCGGATAACAGAACCCATACAGGGAGTTTCATTCCAACCCCCAACAGCAAGAGGTTGGCTCATGCCCTGAAACAGGTGAACTTATACACCATCtaagaagttttttaaaattccatccaGTGTAGCCGTGGACGTTCTCCTTATCCACATTAATGTCTGTGTCCACTGTCTTTTTGAACCTTGATAGCCTCAGTGAAAGctagtggcaatgagttccacgggttaatTATGCAAAAGGatatttcctttgatcagttttctCATGTGGTTCATTTCGGTTTCAAGCATGTGTCTCACTGCTTTTGTATCAGAGCAGGTGCTTTTATTTACTGGGGCATATTACAAAATCCCTCATTCCAATGTCCAAGTCTGCTTTGCAACTGGAACTTGCCACCTGGGATTTGGGTTCCTCTTTGGACCTGCAATGCAGATGGCAGTGACTGTAGGGAGCTCTGCTGCCATCCTTACATGCCAGGGTAGGCTACATAATTTACCTTCAAGTTTAATGCTCTGGGGAACCACTTCAAACCGCACAACCCTGTAGGTGGGCTCCTGattctcctccacctcctctctgTGGTAGTAAAGGATGAAGGAGAGGTGGTTGTGCAGGTAGAACTAAAACAGATTGACATTAAAAAAGTGTTAGTGGCTCAAGGGAGAAATAGACAACACCTGGGGCAACAGCTGCACATTCCCCAGAAGGTTAAGGACTCCAACAGCCTCAGATAATCTTGGCTACACAGCAAGGCTGCGTTCTCTATTTCTCTCTGAGCTCTTGAGAGATCCTGTTCCTTTACTCTCACTCAGTAACTGTCTCAGGCTTTTGGTCAAAATAGGAATGAATGTTTCACTCCATTTCAGATCAGGTGACCAGAGATATACTAAGGGGCAGAACCCAGCCAACTGTTCAACAGCATTTTGCATGGTATGACTCCACTAGCAACAGGTGCTCCTTTGAACTTACTGCTCTACAATGTTTCTCTAGTACATCAAATACACATACTGCAGGGGGTCCTGGCTGTCACATGCTAGTCACGGCTTCTTCAAGGCAACTGCAGCCCCGATCATACATGGGCAAAGCACAGCAGCTCCATAAAAGTACATAAGGCTTCCCTCATCCCTAAGAGCTTAAAGCCAGTGATCAGAAGTTCATGTGCAACTGCACACACAATTACACCACGCACATGAACAAATGATGAGTCAGACACATAGCTGGCCATTGGCACATGCAATCACTGCAAATGCACATGCAATAATGGTAATTGTGCTTGCAAACTACACATACAACTGTACACAAGTCTGAAATCTCCACAAAGGGGCCAGGTGGCTGTTCTTATAACTTGGCCAATGTCTTTTTATTTTCCCTACTATTATATGCCCTTTACCTCCCTCCTTAATCATATTTGTTTGCGTCACACTTAAACAATTGGATTTTACTCGAgtgaattctgatttttttctctaaacTGAATTAATACACTCTCCATGATCGTATTCCAGCCAgttccttttgttaataaaaatattgtgagAAATACTCAGTGGCatttatccaaggatctcaaagcaagtTACAAGCGTTCGAGAATCCTCACAGCACTCCTGGGCCGTAACTACCGCCACTTTACAcagggggacactgaggcacaaagcatcCTCAATGTCATCtggtgaatcagtggcagaactaggaacaaATCccgggagtcctggctcccagtcccctaaTCAATAGGCCACACCATTTCTCAGAGCCGGcgtacactagaaaattagatggACTCAGCTACtttgctctggggtgtgaaaaatccccatcCCCACGTCACGTacttaagctgacctaacccccagcgtAGACAGCGCCAGGTTGACAGAacaattcttccatcgacctagcgattgcctctcggggaggtggattaacgacAGCGACAGGAGAACCCTTCCCCTCACTTTGGGGAGCGTCTACACTGAAGTCCTGCAGCAGCATGGCAGCGATGCTGCTGTAGTGGTTTAAGTGAAGACATCGCCTAGGCCTGAGGCTCTAAAGACCATATTTCAGTCCTGCCTACAGCCATTCAGCAGCACCTGGTGGCAGCATCTAACATCATGGTGCATTTTATACTTTTTGAAGAAGGCCCACAAGGTTCTCCAGAACAGGCTTTTCCAGGGATCCTACAGAGGCTTTATACAGGAAGCCTAAAGAACAGGTTACCTTATTACTGTCCACGAAACCAAGCCTGTATCCATGCTCAAACTGCACgtctttttccttcttcttctcctcctcctcacgaTTCGAATAGAACTCCAGCCGCGTGGCCACAGGCAAGTTATCAGCAATACTGAAGATACACAGCATTTTCAAATCAAACCAGCCCACAGCGCAGCGATTCCAACCCAACCTGCCCCAGTGAGATTCGGTGGCAACTCACAGATGGATATAGTAATCCTCCCGGATACGCTCTGCAATCAGCTTGCTCTGTTCCACTGTCAGGGTGACTGGCTTGTTGGGAAAGTTGCACAGAACCTCACATTTCTTCTCTATGTTCATGAAGACCTGGAATGGCGTGTTTACTATCCGGTCCCCCCGCAGAACCTCCCCTGGGAAACAGACACaacgggaggggggagggacaccATTATCAAGCAACACTGATTCTGCCATCGGGTTTCTAGCATGCCGCATATCATGGAGCAACGAGGGCAGCTTCAGCGAGTTACAGTGTGGACAGCAGAGCCTCATGGAAAGAGATGCGAAAGGAGAGTTTGGAGCAAGGATCTTGTCTTGTGTGTCTGAAGCTCCAAGTACATTGAGGGACCTACAGAAATAACCCACCAAAGGAGCGTTTCCCATCACTTCTTGGTTCACTGGGAATtccagctccctgcagctgcctctgaTCAACTAGCAAGAGCAGCAAGGTACACTGGAGAGCGCCTCCCCTCTTAAGTCACAGGTTATCGTAAGCTACGTTTGCAATTATTTCTCCCACTTAACATGCACACATTGGAGTCACTCACACCTGTACCATGCAAGAGGTAGGGCTGCAAATGTTACTGTGTTCCAAGTACAGGTGCTGCTACTGCTCAGCCTAGGACATTTCACAGGCCTAGACAGCAACGTATTTACATCCTGGGATCATGCTGTATGATGGATACGTACCCAGATTCTCAGCCTTGTACGTTATCTTGTTGGGTTGGCAGAAAGGCAAGGAATAGTACTCATATGGCAGCTGGGTTCGTGAACTGGTGAGCTTCACAGCCTGAAGAAAGAAGCAGCTGTTATCTTCCCCTCTGTGACCCGCTAAAAACTCAGATCATTTCCTACGCTCCCTACatcagctggaagttgaagtctcATTCAGGAGACTAatttcaaaggggaaaaacacTTTGTAAGATTGGCTTCCCCCACACTGAGACTATCTGAACTgcccttcccaccaccaccaaacaatTAATCCACTAAGTGTAGGAAATACCTTCACC encodes:
- the TM9SF4 gene encoding transmembrane 9 superfamily member 4 isoform X1, encoding MAAAGATERLMCLLMLLALFHETSSFYVPGVAPINFHQKDPVEIKAVKLTSSRTQLPYEYYSLPFCQPNKITYKAENLGEVLRGDRIVNTPFQVFMNIEKKCEVLCNFPNKPVTLTVEQSKLIAERIREDYYIHLIADNLPVATRLEFYSNREEEEKKKEKDVQFEHGYRLGFVDSNKFYLHNHLSFILYYHREEVEENQEPTYRVVRFEVVPQSIKLEDLKADEKGTCMLPEAAGSAPQEIDPTKKNQLLFTYSVHWEESDIKWASRWDTYLTMSDVQIHWFSIINSVVVVFFLSGILSMIIIRTLRKDIANYNKEDDIEDTMEESGWKLVHGDVFRPPQYPMILSSLLGSGIQLFCMILIVIFVAMLGMLSPSSRGALMTTACFLFMFMGVFGGFSAGRLYRTLKGHRWKKGAFCTATLYPGVVFGICFVLNCFIWGKHSSGAVPFPTMVALLCMWFGISLPLVYLGYYFGFRKQPYDNPVRTNQIPRQIPEQRWYMNRFVGILMAGILPFGAMFIELFFIFSAIWENQFYYLFGFLFLVFIILVVSCSQISIVMVYFQLCAEDYRWWWRTFLVSGGSAFYVLIYAIFYFVNKLDIVEFIPSLLYFGYTALMVLSFWLLTGTIGFYAAYMFVRKIYAAVKID
- the TM9SF4 gene encoding transmembrane 9 superfamily member 4 isoform X2, with amino-acid sequence MCLLMLLALFHETSSFYVPGVAPINFHQKDPVEIKAVKLTSSRTQLPYEYYSLPFCQPNKITYKAENLGEVLRGDRIVNTPFQVFMNIEKKCEVLCNFPNKPVTLTVEQSKLIAERIREDYYIHLIADNLPVATRLEFYSNREEEEKKKEKDVQFEHGYRLGFVDSNKFYLHNHLSFILYYHREEVEENQEPTYRVVRFEVVPQSIKLEDLKADEKGTCMLPEAAGSAPQEIDPTKKNQLLFTYSVHWEESDIKWASRWDTYLTMSDVQIHWFSIINSVVVVFFLSGILSMIIIRTLRKDIANYNKEDDIEDTMEESGWKLVHGDVFRPPQYPMILSSLLGSGIQLFCMILIVIFVAMLGMLSPSSRGALMTTACFLFMFMGVFGGFSAGRLYRTLKGHRWKKGAFCTATLYPGVVFGICFVLNCFIWGKHSSGAVPFPTMVALLCMWFGISLPLVYLGYYFGFRKQPYDNPVRTNQIPRQIPEQRWYMNRFVGILMAGILPFGAMFIELFFIFSAIWENQFYYLFGFLFLVFIILVVSCSQISIVMVYFQLCAEDYRWWWRTFLVSGGSAFYVLIYAIFYFVNKLDIVEFIPSLLYFGYTALMVLSFWLLTGTIGFYAAYMFVRKIYAAVKID